The following coding sequences are from one Acidimicrobiales bacterium window:
- the nusA gene encoding transcription termination factor NusA: MNPEMMEALEALAVDRGVSVDLLFAALADALESAYKRTPGAHEFSWVTIDPDTMEIRVLAQDLDEEGEPVGEEFDVTPENFGRIAAQTARQVMTQRIREAERDLKYEEYAGREGDIVTGMIQQTDARYTLLDLGRVEALLPQAEQVPFERPEANARMKAYIVEVRKTAKGPQIVVSRTHPGLIKRLFELEVPEIADGVVEIRACAREPGHRTKIAVWSNDPNVDPVGACVGARGARVRMVVNELRGEKIDIVPFSEDSADFVMKGLSPAKVKEVLIDEETGTATVIVPDYQLSLAIGKEGQNARLAARMTGWRVDIKSETQVAQEAAYADVEWAEGEWIVNDETGEQVWQPAEGGPAVSAGQWTEAATEGGEEE; the protein is encoded by the coding sequence ATGAATCCCGAGATGATGGAGGCCCTCGAGGCCCTGGCGGTCGACCGGGGGGTCTCCGTGGACCTCCTGTTCGCCGCACTCGCCGATGCGTTGGAGTCGGCCTACAAGCGCACGCCCGGAGCCCACGAGTTCTCGTGGGTGACCATCGATCCAGACACCATGGAGATCCGAGTGCTGGCCCAGGACCTCGACGAGGAGGGGGAGCCGGTCGGCGAGGAGTTCGACGTCACCCCGGAGAACTTCGGCCGGATCGCGGCCCAGACCGCCCGCCAGGTGATGACCCAGCGGATCCGTGAGGCCGAGCGGGACCTCAAGTACGAGGAGTACGCGGGCAGGGAGGGCGACATCGTCACAGGCATGATCCAGCAGACCGATGCCAGGTACACCCTGCTGGACCTGGGGCGGGTCGAGGCCCTGCTTCCCCAGGCTGAGCAGGTGCCGTTCGAGCGGCCCGAGGCGAACGCCAGGATGAAGGCCTACATCGTCGAGGTCCGCAAGACGGCAAAGGGTCCGCAGATCGTGGTCAGCCGGACCCATCCAGGCCTCATCAAGCGCCTGTTCGAGCTCGAGGTGCCGGAGATCGCCGACGGCGTCGTGGAGATCAGGGCCTGTGCCCGCGAGCCAGGCCACCGCACCAAGATCGCTGTGTGGTCCAACGACCCCAATGTGGACCCGGTCGGTGCCTGTGTGGGTGCCCGGGGCGCCCGTGTGAGGATGGTCGTCAACGAGCTGCGGGGTGAGAAGATCGACATCGTCCCGTTCTCCGAGGATTCTGCCGACTTCGTGATGAAGGGCCTGTCGCCGGCCAAGGTGAAGGAGGTCCTCATCGACGAGGAGACCGGCACTGCCACGGTGATCGTGCCCGACTACCAGCTCTCTCTGGCCATAGGCAAGGAGGGCCAGAATGCCCGACTGGCCGCCCGGATGACCGGATGGCGGGTCGACATCAAGAGCGAGACCCAGGTCGCCCAGGAGGCGGCATACGCCGACGTCGAGTGGGCCGAGGGTGAGTGGATCGTCAACGACGAGACAGGCGAACAGGTCTGGCAGCCCGCCGAGGGCGGTCCTGCCGTCTCCGCCGGCCAGTGGACCGAGGCGGCCACCGAGGGTGGGGAAGAGGAGTAG
- the infB gene encoding translation initiation factor IF-2 produces MDVHAYTPDDASVPEGEVVVDRASTAQDLGPKLNRTAADVVRFLMQQGEMVTATQSLSDDMIELFAAELGAEIRMVDPGEEQEVEILKLLDVVDDLDDDDAPLRPPIVTVMGHVDHGKTKLLDQIRSANVVDDEAGGITQHIGAYQAEHGGRSLTFIDTPGHEAFTAMRARGAESTDIVVLVVAADDGVMPQTVEALDHARAAGVPIIVALNKIDRENADPQKVLGQLAEHDLVPESWGGDTVVVEVSALQNLGVDDLLDNLNVVAEIEDLRADPNGRSQGVVLESFLDVGRGPVATVLVQRGTLKVGDPLVAGAAWGRVRALVDANGEQVRSAGPSMPVQVLGLSDVADAGEGFVVAPNEKVAGRVADKRGHWRRQVNIGRDAHALSGGARLEDIFTQIQKGETATLNLIVKADVNGSLEAVTESLRKLEREDVKLAFVHRAVGRITENDIQLAATSNATIIGFNVRPERKAREMADVEKVEIRSYEIIYKLIEDIEAAMLGMLAPEFEEVVTGDAEVREIFSVPRIGKIAGCYVTNGTVTRGSKVRFLREGAIIWKGEVRSLRRFKEDVREVQSGFECGIGLSDYQDLKEGDVIETFEEREIPRT; encoded by the coding sequence ATGGACGTTCACGCCTATACCCCCGATGACGCGTCGGTGCCCGAGGGCGAGGTGGTGGTGGATCGTGCCTCCACCGCCCAGGACCTCGGCCCCAAGCTGAACCGCACGGCCGCCGACGTCGTCCGCTTCCTGATGCAGCAGGGTGAGATGGTGACGGCCACGCAGTCGCTGTCAGACGACATGATCGAGTTGTTCGCCGCCGAACTGGGCGCCGAGATCCGCATGGTGGATCCGGGCGAGGAGCAGGAGGTCGAGATCCTCAAGTTGCTCGACGTCGTCGACGACCTCGACGACGACGATGCACCGCTCCGCCCACCGATCGTCACCGTGATGGGCCACGTCGACCACGGCAAGACCAAGCTGCTCGACCAGATCCGCAGCGCCAACGTCGTGGACGACGAGGCAGGTGGCATCACCCAGCACATCGGCGCCTACCAGGCCGAACACGGTGGTCGGAGCCTCACCTTCATCGACACTCCCGGCCACGAAGCCTTCACCGCCATGCGGGCGCGCGGTGCCGAATCGACGGACATCGTCGTCCTGGTGGTGGCCGCCGACGACGGGGTCATGCCCCAGACGGTCGAGGCACTCGACCACGCAAGGGCGGCCGGCGTTCCGATCATCGTTGCGTTGAACAAGATCGACCGTGAGAACGCCGACCCCCAGAAGGTGCTGGGCCAGTTGGCCGAGCATGACCTGGTACCGGAATCCTGGGGTGGCGACACCGTCGTCGTCGAGGTATCAGCCCTGCAGAACCTGGGTGTAGACGACCTCCTGGACAACCTGAACGTGGTGGCAGAGATCGAGGACCTCCGGGCCGATCCGAACGGTCGGTCGCAGGGCGTGGTGCTGGAGTCGTTCCTGGACGTCGGTCGCGGCCCCGTGGCCACGGTGCTCGTCCAGCGCGGCACGCTGAAGGTCGGCGATCCGCTGGTGGCCGGCGCCGCCTGGGGTCGGGTGAGGGCCCTGGTCGACGCCAACGGCGAGCAGGTCAGGTCGGCCGGCCCGTCCATGCCGGTGCAGGTTCTCGGCCTCTCCGACGTGGCCGATGCGGGAGAGGGCTTCGTCGTCGCCCCGAACGAGAAGGTCGCCGGCCGGGTGGCCGACAAGCGGGGCCACTGGCGCCGTCAGGTCAACATCGGGCGGGATGCGCACGCCCTGTCGGGTGGCGCCCGCTTGGAGGACATCTTCACGCAGATCCAGAAGGGCGAGACGGCGACGCTGAACCTGATCGTCAAGGCCGACGTGAACGGTTCACTGGAGGCGGTCACAGAGAGCCTCCGAAAGTTGGAGCGCGAGGACGTCAAGCTGGCGTTCGTACACCGGGCCGTCGGCCGGATAACCGAGAACGACATCCAGCTGGCCGCCACGTCGAACGCCACCATCATCGGCTTCAACGTCCGTCCGGAGCGCAAGGCCCGCGAGATGGCCGACGTGGAGAAGGTCGAGATCCGCTCCTACGAGATCATCTACAAGCTGATCGAGGACATCGAGGCGGCCATGCTCGGCATGCTCGCCCCGGAGTTCGAGGAGGTCGTGACCGGCGACGCCGAGGTACGGGAGATCTTCTCGGTGCCCCGGATCGGCAAGATCGCCGGCTGCTACGTCACCAACGGAACCGTCACCCGCGGTTCCAAGGTCCGCTTCCTCCGCGAGGGAGCGATCATCTGGAAGGGCGAGGTCCGCTCGCTCCGACGTTTCAAGGAGGACGTGCGGGAGGTCCAGTCGGGATTCGAGTGCGGCATAGGCCTCTCTGACTATCAGGACCTCAAGGAAGGCGACGTCATCGAGACGTTCGAGGAGCGGGAGATTCCCCGCACCTAG
- a CDS encoding riboflavin synthase produces MSRRLHAPGLDIWESTGHMFTGIVEELGTIRSVDEVGGGRRLVVDAATVLDDVTLGASIAVNGCCLTVVEWGDAWFGVDAVPETLERTTLGAMAPGEAVNLERPLAADGRFGGHVVQGHVDTVTEVVAVEALSDGSRRLTFRLPDELAGQVIEKGSITLDGTSLTVAAVTRDTFDVALIPHTLDVTTFGDRRTGDLVNVEADVLARYVAGLLAAGRIATTDGSG; encoded by the coding sequence GTGTCCCGTCGACTCCATGCCCCGGGGTTGGACATCTGGGAGAGCACGGGGCACATGTTCACGGGAATCGTCGAGGAACTCGGCACCATCCGTTCTGTCGACGAGGTCGGCGGCGGCCGACGCCTCGTCGTGGATGCGGCGACCGTGCTCGACGATGTCACCCTCGGCGCCTCCATCGCCGTGAACGGCTGCTGCCTCACCGTCGTGGAGTGGGGGGACGCCTGGTTTGGGGTGGACGCGGTTCCGGAAACCCTCGAACGCACCACGCTGGGCGCCATGGCGCCCGGTGAGGCCGTCAACCTCGAACGCCCCCTGGCCGCCGACGGCCGGTTCGGTGGCCATGTCGTCCAGGGACACGTGGACACGGTCACCGAGGTGGTCGCAGTCGAGGCCCTGTCCGACGGGTCCCGTCGACTCACATTCCGCCTACCCGACGAGCTCGCCGGCCAGGTCATCGAGAAGGGTTCGATAACCCTGGACGGGACGAGCCTGACCGTTGCGGCCGTCACCCGGGACACGTTCGACGTGGCGCTGATCCCCCACACGCTCGATGTCACGACCTTCGGGGATCGCCGGACCGGCGACCTGGTGAACGTCGAGGCCGACGTCCTCGCCAGGTACGTCGCCGGCCTCCTGGCCGCCGGCCGCATTGCCACCACAGACGGGAGCGGTTGA
- a CDS encoding TSUP family transporter, producing the protein MDLPDVLLLVGGGLLAGSVNTMAGGGSMLTVPLLVLAGLPGDVANGSNRVGILASNLSASATFRRLGVSGLSRVLPVVIPVVVGSLTGSILISRLPAESFERAFGVLMVPLLVLSLRPPKVAAAVRPWSGTTAALVFFGVGCYAGAFQAGVGLLLVLTLSRSGLDLVVANSVKVVVILMVTLTALPVFIVGGLVDWGPALVLAAGFGVGGAMGARVTVEGGERLIRPVMSAAVLAMSGHLLGLY; encoded by the coding sequence GTGGACCTGCCCGACGTGCTGCTGCTGGTCGGTGGCGGCCTGCTAGCTGGGTCGGTCAACACGATGGCAGGCGGCGGTTCGATGCTGACCGTGCCCCTGCTGGTCCTGGCCGGCCTTCCCGGCGACGTGGCCAACGGCTCGAACCGGGTCGGCATCCTGGCCTCCAACCTGAGCGCCTCGGCGACCTTCCGGCGTCTCGGCGTGTCGGGGCTGTCGAGGGTCCTGCCCGTAGTGATTCCGGTGGTCGTCGGTTCGCTCACCGGCTCGATCCTCATCTCCCGGCTGCCCGCCGAGTCCTTCGAGCGGGCATTCGGCGTGCTGATGGTGCCGCTGCTCGTCCTGTCCCTGCGACCACCGAAGGTTGCCGCGGCTGTCCGACCGTGGTCCGGCACGACCGCGGCCCTCGTCTTCTTCGGGGTGGGCTGCTACGCCGGGGCCTTCCAGGCCGGGGTCGGCCTGCTGCTGGTGCTGACCCTGTCGCGGTCCGGCCTGGACCTCGTGGTGGCCAACAGCGTCAAGGTGGTGGTCATCCTGATGGTGACCCTCACCGCCCTTCCGGTGTTCATCGTCGGCGGGCTGGTGGACTGGGGTCCGGCCCTGGTCCTGGCAGCAGGCTTTGGAGTCGGTGGCGCCATGGGCGCACGGGTGACCGTAGAGGGCGGCGAGCGGCTGATCCGGCCGGTCATGTCGGCCGCCGTGCTGGCCATGTCGGGACACCTGCTGGGCCTGTACTGA
- the truB gene encoding tRNA pseudouridine(55) synthase TruB — translation MANRPPGPVGPDGIAVIDKAAEWTSHDVVAKARGVLGTRKVGHSGTLDPDATGVLVLGVGRATRLLRFLTLLPKQYVGQVVLGSETTTLDASGEVTAVHDMSAVTPGRVALAARRFVGDIEQVPPMVSAVKVDGRRLYEIAREGGEVERRARPVSVARFDVTPADEPGVFDAVVECSSGTYVRTLAADLGVALGGGAHLRNLRRTAVGSFTLADAHSVESPVLLPLSEALRDLSSVRVDEATAADISFGRPLALYRLGLDADAGGDGPWPVHGPDGTLLAVYEPHEGGARPVMVLAAAGS, via the coding sequence GTGGCCAACCGTCCGCCCGGCCCCGTCGGTCCCGACGGGATCGCGGTCATCGACAAGGCCGCCGAGTGGACCAGCCACGACGTGGTGGCCAAGGCCCGAGGGGTGTTGGGAACCCGCAAGGTCGGCCATTCGGGGACGCTCGACCCCGATGCCACCGGCGTGCTGGTGCTCGGGGTGGGTCGTGCCACCCGCCTCCTGCGGTTCCTGACGCTCCTCCCGAAGCAGTACGTCGGGCAGGTGGTGCTGGGTAGCGAGACCACCACGCTCGACGCCTCTGGTGAGGTAACCGCTGTCCATGACATGTCGGCGGTAACACCGGGCCGCGTGGCCCTGGCCGCCCGGCGGTTCGTCGGCGACATCGAACAGGTGCCGCCCATGGTCTCCGCGGTGAAGGTGGACGGCCGACGCCTCTACGAGATCGCTCGGGAGGGCGGCGAGGTGGAACGCAGGGCCAGACCGGTATCGGTGGCCCGTTTCGACGTCACGCCTGCCGACGAGCCGGGCGTGTTCGACGCCGTGGTGGAGTGCTCATCCGGGACCTACGTGCGTACCCTGGCAGCCGACCTGGGTGTGGCCCTCGGCGGTGGCGCCCACCTCCGGAACCTCCGACGCACGGCTGTCGGGTCGTTCACCCTGGCCGATGCGCATTCGGTCGAATCACCGGTCCTCCTGCCGCTGTCCGAGGCCCTGCGGGACCTCTCCAGCGTCCGGGTAGACGAGGCCACGGCGGCCGACATCTCCTTCGGTCGACCGCTGGCGCTGTACCGCCTTGGACTCGACGCCGATGCGGGAGGAGATGGTCCGTGGCCGGTCCACGGGCCCGACGGCACCCTGCTGGCCGTGTACGAGCCGCACGAGGGTGGGGCCAGGCCGGTGATGGTGCTGGCCGCCGCAGGTTCCTGA
- the rbfA gene encoding 30S ribosome-binding factor RbfA, translating to MGRGAPQGRRPAGGARGYDRADRLNELLVRILAEEVERIDDDRLGFLTVTAVETDRDLSMARVFVTSDIDDDDELLEALLELRPRLHRAIGDQARLRRVPPLDFVVDDTVRSADRIEEILRGLAPSDEEE from the coding sequence ATGGGACGGGGAGCACCGCAGGGTCGCCGACCTGCCGGCGGTGCCCGCGGCTACGACCGGGCCGACCGGCTGAACGAACTGCTGGTCCGGATCCTGGCCGAGGAGGTCGAGCGGATCGACGATGACCGCCTCGGCTTCCTGACCGTGACTGCCGTCGAGACCGACCGTGACCTGAGCATGGCTCGGGTGTTCGTGACGTCCGACATCGACGACGATGACGAACTCCTGGAGGCCCTCCTCGAGCTCAGGCCCCGCCTACACCGTGCCATCGGCGACCAGGCCCGCCTCCGTCGGGTCCCGCCGCTGGACTTCGTGGTCGACGACACGGTCCGTTCCGCTGACCGCATAGAGGAGATCCTCCGCGGGCTGGCACCCTCCGACGAGGAGGAATGA
- a CDS encoding VOC family protein — MAARFTHLALPCRDLDATIDWYEAHTPMRAFHRRSDLDAEVAWLAEDDTSVGLVVVQSFEARASGEPQTTLSPFAHLGFDVDDPAEVDAAAEVGRSSGCLHWEPERHPPPVGYLCALTDPDGNVVEFSYGQGL, encoded by the coding sequence CGCCAGATTCACCCACCTGGCCCTCCCCTGCCGGGATCTCGACGCCACGATCGACTGGTACGAGGCCCACACGCCGATGCGGGCCTTCCACCGCCGGTCCGACCTGGATGCCGAGGTAGCGTGGCTGGCCGAGGACGACACCTCGGTCGGCCTTGTGGTCGTGCAGTCATTCGAGGCCAGGGCATCGGGCGAGCCACAGACCACGCTGTCGCCATTCGCCCACCTGGGATTCGACGTGGACGACCCTGCCGAGGTGGACGCTGCAGCCGAGGTGGGGCGTTCCTCGGGTTGCCTGCACTGGGAACCAGAGCGTCACCCGCCTCCGGTGGGCTACCTGTGCGCCCTCACGGATCCCGACGGCAACGTGGTCGAGTTCTCCTACGGTCAGGGCCTGTAG
- a CDS encoding bifunctional riboflavin kinase/FAD synthetase, producing MEIRRELSQHDPSSPRTALTIGAYDGVHTGHRQVISEVCRLAVERGLTSAVLTFDRHPASVVRPGSAPLLLTDTDQKLEELATTGVDLTMVLPFDAERATESAESFIREVLVGGLGVALVVVGEDFHFGHQRLGNVALLRDLGVELGFEVMGLGLVGLDGRPARDHEQVSSTFIRRALARGDLKRANAMLGRPYEVRGVVFAGDRRGREMGFPTANVRIDPSILLPEDAVYAGWYERPDGAVHAAAISLGTRPQFYEDGAVVLEAHLLEVGGPDDGGPDLYDEAARVRFVRRLRGQSRFDDLDALVAQLHRDVADTRAALG from the coding sequence GTGGAGATCCGTCGGGAACTGAGCCAGCATGACCCGTCCTCGCCGCGTACCGCCCTGACCATCGGCGCCTATGACGGCGTGCACACCGGCCACCGGCAGGTCATATCAGAGGTCTGCCGGCTGGCCGTCGAACGGGGCCTCACCTCGGCCGTCCTCACCTTCGACCGTCACCCGGCCAGCGTGGTGCGTCCCGGTTCGGCCCCGCTGCTGCTCACCGACACCGACCAGAAGCTGGAAGAACTGGCCACCACCGGCGTGGACCTGACCATGGTGCTGCCGTTCGACGCGGAGCGGGCGACCGAGTCGGCAGAGTCGTTCATCCGCGAGGTGCTGGTAGGCGGACTGGGTGTCGCCCTGGTCGTGGTGGGGGAGGACTTCCACTTCGGCCACCAGCGCCTGGGCAACGTGGCGTTGCTTCGGGACCTGGGCGTCGAGCTGGGCTTCGAGGTGATGGGCCTGGGGTTGGTCGGCCTCGACGGCAGGCCGGCCCGGGACCACGAACAGGTCTCGTCCACGTTCATCCGTCGGGCCCTGGCACGCGGTGACCTGAAGCGGGCGAACGCCATGCTGGGGCGGCCATACGAGGTACGGGGGGTGGTCTTCGCCGGCGACCGGAGAGGCCGGGAAATGGGCTTTCCGACCGCCAACGTACGGATCGATCCCTCGATCCTGCTACCGGAGGACGCTGTCTACGCCGGCTGGTACGAGCGACCCGACGGAGCGGTCCATGCCGCGGCCATCTCGCTGGGGACGCGGCCACAGTTCTACGAGGATGGCGCCGTGGTGCTGGAGGCCCACCTGCTCGAAGTCGGAGGGCCCGACGACGGGGGCCCGGACCTGTACGACGAGGCGGCACGGGTGCGCTTCGTCCGTCGCCTGCGGGGCCAGTCCCGCTTCGACGACCTCGACGCCCTGGTGGCCCAGCTCCACCGTGACGTGGCGGACACCAGGGCTGCCCTGGGCTGA
- a CDS encoding bifunctional 3,4-dihydroxy-2-butanone-4-phosphate synthase/GTP cyclohydrolase II yields the protein MPLSTIEDAIEAYARGEFLVVVDDEDRENEGDLIIAADAMTPEKMAFMIRHTSGVICAPMSDQRADALDLPLMVVDNTESMRTAFTVSVDLAAGTSTGISASDRSATVVALADPARLRTEFARPGHIFPLRARTGGVLKRAGHTEAAVDLCALADRPPVGVLCEIVNDDGTMARLPDLEVFAAEHELHLVTIADLIRHRRRHEKLVEHFGSARIPTRYGEFTAHAYVSLLDEDEHVAYVLGDLASVDAPLVRVHSECLTGDLLGSLRCDCGSQLDAALARIGAEGVGVIAYLRGHEGRGIGIGHKLRAYGLQDEGLDTVDANLQQGLPVDSREYGVGAQMLSDLGITHMRLMTNNPAKYGGLEGYGLVITDRVALDITPNPENVRYLETKRERLGHMLPSEEAAGGVAGEGSAS from the coding sequence ATGCCGTTGTCCACCATCGAAGACGCCATCGAGGCCTATGCCCGGGGCGAGTTCCTGGTCGTGGTCGACGACGAGGACCGGGAGAACGAAGGCGACCTGATCATCGCGGCCGATGCCATGACGCCGGAGAAGATGGCGTTCATGATCCGCCACACCAGCGGCGTGATCTGCGCCCCGATGTCCGACCAGCGGGCCGATGCCCTGGACCTGCCGCTAATGGTGGTCGACAACACCGAGTCGATGAGGACGGCGTTCACCGTCTCGGTGGACCTGGCGGCGGGCACGTCGACAGGTATCTCGGCCTCCGACCGGTCGGCCACCGTGGTCGCCCTGGCCGACCCAGCACGCCTGCGCACCGAGTTCGCCCGGCCGGGCCATATCTTCCCTCTACGGGCCCGGACCGGTGGTGTGCTGAAGCGGGCCGGCCACACCGAGGCGGCCGTGGACCTGTGTGCCCTGGCAGATCGGCCGCCGGTCGGGGTGCTGTGCGAGATCGTGAACGACGACGGGACCATGGCCCGACTGCCGGATCTCGAGGTGTTCGCCGCCGAACACGAACTGCACCTCGTCACCATCGCCGACCTCATCCGCCACCGCCGCCGACACGAGAAGCTGGTGGAGCACTTCGGCTCGGCACGCATCCCGACGAGGTACGGCGAGTTCACAGCCCACGCCTACGTGTCGCTCCTCGACGAGGACGAGCACGTGGCCTACGTGCTCGGCGATCTGGCCTCGGTGGATGCCCCGCTGGTGCGGGTCCACTCCGAGTGCCTGACCGGTGACCTGCTGGGCTCGTTGCGCTGCGACTGCGGGTCGCAGCTCGATGCCGCTCTGGCCCGGATCGGTGCCGAGGGCGTCGGGGTCATCGCCTACCTGCGGGGCCACGAGGGGCGCGGAATCGGCATCGGCCACAAGTTGAGGGCCTACGGGCTCCAGGACGAGGGGCTGGACACCGTCGACGCGAACCTCCAGCAGGGCCTGCCGGTGGACTCCAGGGAGTACGGCGTGGGTGCCCAGATGCTCTCCGACCTGGGGATCACCCACATGCGGCTCATGACCAACAACCCGGCCAAGTACGGAGGCCTCGAGGGCTACGGGCTGGTCATCACCGACCGGGTCGCGCTGGACATCACCCCCAATCCGGAGAACGTCAGGTACCTGGAGACCAAGCGGGAGCGGCTCGGCCACATGCTGCCTTCCGAGGAGGCGGCAGGCGGGGTCGCCGGCGAGGGAAGCGCCTCGTGA
- the ribH gene encoding 6,7-dimethyl-8-ribityllumazine synthase — translation MNVIDAPLDGSGLHIGVVAGRFNDFVSTSLVAGTRARLTALGVADDDIHLAWVAGAFEVPLAARAMAESGRYDAVVCLGAVIRGETPHFDFVAGEAAAGIMRAGHDTGVPVVFGVLTTDTVEQAMERADVDRGDKGADCADAAVEMARLLGAIGGG, via the coding sequence GTGAACGTGATCGACGCGCCGCTGGACGGATCCGGGCTCCACATCGGCGTCGTGGCGGGCCGCTTCAACGACTTCGTGTCGACCAGCCTCGTGGCCGGTACCCGGGCCAGGCTCACCGCCCTGGGCGTGGCCGACGACGACATCCACCTGGCATGGGTGGCCGGTGCCTTCGAGGTTCCCCTTGCCGCCCGGGCGATGGCCGAATCAGGTCGCTACGACGCCGTCGTCTGCCTGGGGGCGGTGATCCGGGGCGAGACCCCGCACTTCGACTTCGTGGCCGGTGAGGCTGCTGCCGGGATCATGCGGGCTGGCCATGACACCGGTGTGCCCGTGGTGTTCGGGGTGCTGACCACCGACACCGTGGAGCAGGCCATGGAGCGGGCCGACGTGGACCGGGGCGACAAGGGCGCCGACTGTGCCGACGCGGCGGTCGAGATGGCCCGCCTGCTGGGGGCCATCGGCGGAGGCTGA